A window of Eikenella corrodens contains these coding sequences:
- a CDS encoding ATP-binding protein, translated as MQRRIIQALKNWKLKPNRKPLIIQGARQVGKTWVMKYFGETCFAQTAYINFDHNPRMQTLFSGDYDISRLLLGLKIESGVDIQAEDTLLIFDEIQEVPQALASLKYFYENAPQLHIAAAGSLLGISLHHQVSFPVGKVDFLPLYPMDFHEFLTALGQQDLVQLLEMRDWPLIAAMKSRYIELLRQYYFVGGMPEAVQTFIDTQNFSEVRQIQRNLLTAYGQDFSKHIADGHTVQRVRALWHAIPEQLAKENKKFIYAHLQKGARSKDYETALQWLKDSGLVHIVPRIKKPHLPLTAYQDNAFKLYGLDVGLLAAQSGLDAGTLLEGNRIFTEFKGALTEQYVLQQLIASQDNPVFYWASEKGTAEVDFVLQRGQGVMPVEVKAEENLKAKSLKVYADQFEPEQAIRFSMADYREQEWMTNVPLYSVGAFCNEK; from the coding sequence ATGCAGCGCAGAATCATCCAAGCCTTAAAAAATTGGAAACTCAAGCCCAACCGCAAACCCCTGATTATCCAAGGAGCAAGGCAGGTGGGCAAAACATGGGTGATGAAGTATTTCGGCGAAACCTGCTTCGCCCAAACCGCCTACATCAATTTCGACCACAACCCGCGCATGCAAACCCTGTTTTCAGGCGATTACGACATCAGCCGTCTGCTGCTCGGCCTGAAAATCGAAAGCGGCGTGGATATTCAAGCCGAAGACACCCTGCTGATTTTTGACGAAATTCAAGAAGTGCCGCAGGCCCTGGCATCGCTCAAATATTTCTACGAAAACGCACCGCAGCTCCATATTGCAGCGGCAGGCTCGCTCTTGGGCATCTCCCTGCACCATCAGGTTTCCTTTCCCGTCGGCAAGGTGGATTTCCTACCGCTCTATCCGATGGATTTTCATGAATTCCTCACCGCGCTTGGGCAGCAGGATTTGGTGCAGCTCTTGGAAATGCGCGATTGGCCGCTGATTGCCGCCATGAAAAGCCGCTATATCGAGCTGCTGCGCCAATATTATTTTGTCGGCGGTATGCCGGAAGCGGTGCAAACCTTTATTGACACGCAAAATTTCAGCGAAGTGCGCCAAATCCAGCGAAACCTGCTCACAGCCTACGGGCAGGATTTCTCCAAACATATTGCCGACGGACACACCGTGCAGCGCGTGCGTGCCTTATGGCATGCCATCCCCGAGCAGCTTGCTAAAGAAAACAAAAAGTTCATCTATGCCCACCTGCAAAAAGGCGCCCGCAGCAAAGACTACGAAACTGCCCTGCAATGGCTTAAAGACAGTGGGCTGGTACACATCGTGCCGCGCATCAAAAAGCCGCACCTCCCCCTCACCGCCTACCAAGACAACGCCTTCAAACTCTACGGCTTAGACGTGGGGCTGCTCGCCGCGCAAAGCGGGCTGGATGCGGGCACCCTGCTGGAAGGCAACCGCATTTTCACCGAATTTAAAGGCGCGCTCACCGAACAATACGTTTTGCAGCAACTCATTGCTTCGCAAGATAATCCCGTTTTCTACTGGGCAAGCGAAAAAGGCACGGCGGAAGTGGATTTCGTGTTGCAGCGCGGACAAGGCGTGATGCCGGTTGAAGTGAAGGCGGAAGAAAATTTAAAAGCGAAAAGTTTGAAGGTGTACGCCGATCAATTCGAGCCCGAACAGGCGATACGTTTTTCCATGGCTGATTATCGGGAGCAGGAGTGGATGACGAATGTACCGCTATATAGCGTAGGCGCGTTTTGCAATGAAAAATGA
- a CDS encoding B3/B4 domain-containing protein — MNRKIKMKFIADKQLFTQFPGLHVGISVACGVNNKTDAAAFLPQLQQAANNVAENCGGQPVAQLPKIAAWREAYRQFGVKAKEYPSSVEALYKRVSKGKGLGSISPLVDIYNYISLKYTVPVGGEDLDAMQGNLQLTYAGADEVPVVVLGKDEAQAPAEGEIFYKDNAGAICRRWNWREVARTAISPDTTHCVFVIEALAEVGDDELRAAQEELGMLITQYCGSTISYQIVRAGQEEAELH, encoded by the coding sequence GTGAATAGGAAAATTAAGATGAAATTTATAGCAGATAAACAATTGTTTACCCAATTTCCCGGCTTGCACGTCGGCATTAGTGTGGCATGCGGGGTAAACAATAAGACAGATGCGGCTGCTTTCCTGCCGCAATTGCAACAGGCGGCAAACAATGTAGCAGAAAATTGCGGAGGACAGCCTGTGGCACAGTTGCCAAAAATTGCTGCCTGGCGCGAGGCATACCGACAATTCGGCGTGAAAGCCAAAGAATATCCTAGCTCAGTAGAAGCGCTATATAAGCGCGTTTCTAAAGGAAAAGGCTTGGGCAGCATCAGCCCGTTGGTAGATATTTATAACTATATTTCGCTCAAATACACCGTGCCGGTGGGCGGGGAAGATTTGGATGCCATGCAGGGTAATCTGCAGCTAACCTACGCCGGTGCGGATGAAGTGCCGGTGGTTGTGTTGGGCAAAGATGAGGCACAGGCACCAGCAGAGGGCGAGATTTTCTATAAAGACAACGCCGGCGCCATTTGCCGACGCTGGAATTGGCGTGAAGTGGCACGCACCGCCATTAGCCCAGATACAACCCACTGCGTGTTTGTGATTGAAGCATTAGCCGAAGTGGGAGACGACGAGCTACGTGCCGCACAGGAAGAGTTGGGCATGCTGATCACGCAATACTGTGGCAGCACGATTTCCTACCAAATTGTTCGGGCAGGGCAGGAAGAGGCAGAATTACACTGA
- a CDS encoding RpiB/LacA/LacB family sugar-phosphate isomerase produces MKLVIAAPANGVELKNALKAHLQNDPRVASLVDLSSPEGTYPQISFATAQEVAAGRADRAILICGTGVGTAIAANKVRGIRAVTAHDLLTLRGSVENYDAQVLCMGQNVIAAPAAWALVDIWLDLRHDTSSGYAPKVGEIEAFERGV; encoded by the coding sequence ATGAAACTCGTGATTGCCGCGCCGGCCAACGGCGTTGAATTGAAAAACGCACTCAAAGCACATCTGCAAAACGACCCGCGCGTAGCGAGCCTGGTGGATTTGTCGTCGCCCGAAGGCACCTATCCGCAGATCTCCTTTGCCACCGCGCAGGAAGTGGCCGCCGGCCGCGCCGACCGCGCCATTCTGATTTGCGGCACGGGCGTGGGTACGGCGATTGCCGCCAATAAGGTACGCGGCATACGGGCGGTGACGGCGCACGATTTGCTCACCCTTCGCGGTTCGGTGGAAAACTATGATGCACAGGTGCTGTGCATGGGGCAGAATGTGATTGCCGCGCCTGCCGCTTGGGCGTTGGTGGATATTTGGCTGGATTTGCGCCACGACACAAGCAGCGGTTATGCGCCGAAAGTAGGTGAGATCGAAGCCTTCGAGCGTGGTGTTTGA
- a CDS encoding AAA family ATPase: MQKFILIRGHQGSGKSTFAEQKAAEFAQQYPDAEIVRIENDLLLTDENGVYRWSGEAVDKAQKHGNALMTATLKLGRQNPNRNILIIHSNTNQKASRCRHLLDQAKKSGFQTEIYRLHNFYPNLHGVKEHDVLAAYVKLNQNPLPGEIHIEAVQPASTAQLAQIEQMQAIEQHALPFDEAQQTFVTEHYLQHGSRNFTAKASKRYPELRVLKYARSVFYNNRFDDALLEMRGLIIDAHNRIIARPFKKVFNYSERIAKGSRYPIRIGDERLVDAVVKVNGFLGCCTFVSLPSDHPSYGEAFDGKVLYSTTGSLDSAFADMTAAHCAQYEPLFRAYPNHTFLFEITDAKDVHIIREELGETLIGCIDVVTGRQFSEAELDEIGKQYGIRRPETLKNITFGELKNRLKNVEHEGFMVFDVQNGEMLFKLKSPYYLISKFLGRSNEGNIGRKLDKRHVDEEFYPLIDHIHEHREAFNAMPELDKIAFIQAFLRQL, translated from the coding sequence ATGCAAAAATTCATCCTCATCCGCGGCCATCAAGGTTCGGGAAAATCGACTTTCGCCGAACAAAAAGCCGCCGAGTTTGCCCAACAATATCCCGATGCCGAAATCGTCCGCATCGAAAACGACCTGCTGCTCACCGATGAAAACGGCGTGTACCGTTGGTCTGGCGAGGCGGTGGATAAGGCGCAGAAACACGGTAATGCTTTGATGACCGCAACTTTGAAACTCGGACGCCAAAATCCGAACCGCAACATTTTAATCATCCATTCCAACACCAACCAAAAGGCTTCACGTTGCCGTCATTTGTTGGATCAGGCGAAGAAGAGCGGATTCCAAACGGAAATCTACCGCCTGCACAACTTCTATCCCAACCTGCACGGCGTGAAAGAGCATGACGTGCTGGCGGCCTATGTAAAGCTCAACCAAAACCCCCTGCCCGGCGAAATCCACATTGAAGCCGTGCAACCCGCCAGCACGGCGCAGTTGGCACAAATCGAACAAATGCAGGCCATCGAGCAGCACGCCCTGCCGTTTGATGAAGCGCAGCAAACCTTCGTCACCGAACACTATCTGCAACATGGCAGCCGCAACTTTACCGCCAAAGCATCCAAACGCTATCCCGAATTGCGCGTGTTGAAATACGCCCGCAGCGTGTTCTACAATAACCGCTTCGACGATGCCCTGCTGGAAATGCGCGGCTTGATTATCGACGCGCACAACCGCATCATCGCGCGCCCGTTTAAAAAAGTGTTCAATTATTCGGAACGTATTGCCAAAGGCAGCCGTTATCCAATCCGCATCGGCGATGAGCGATTGGTGGACGCGGTGGTAAAAGTAAACGGCTTCCTCGGCTGCTGCACTTTCGTCTCGCTTCCAAGCGACCACCCGTCCTACGGCGAGGCGTTTGACGGCAAAGTGCTGTATTCGACCACCGGTTCGCTTGATAGCGCGTTTGCCGACATGACCGCCGCACACTGCGCGCAATACGAACCTCTGTTCCGCGCTTATCCGAACCACACTTTTTTGTTTGAAATCACAGACGCGAAAGACGTGCACATCATCCGTGAAGAATTGGGCGAAACCCTAATCGGCTGCATCGACGTGGTGACAGGCCGTCAGTTTAGCGAAGCCGAATTGGACGAAATCGGCAAACAATACGGCATCCGCCGCCCTGAAACGTTGAAAAACATCACCTTCGGCGAGCTGAAAAATCGTCTGAAAAACGTGGAACACGAAGGCTTTATGGTATTTGATGTGCAAAACGGCGAAATGCTGTTCAAACTCAAATCGCCGTATTACCTGATTTCCAAGTTTCTGGGACGAAGCAACGAAGGTAACATCGGACGCAAGCTCGACAAACGCCACGTCGATGAAGAGTTTTACCCCTTAATCGACCACATCCACGAGCATCGCGAAGCGTTCAACGCTATGCCGGAATTGGATAAGATTGCGTTTATTCAAGCATTCTTGCGCCAGTTGTGA
- a CDS encoding nucleobase:cation symporter-2 family protein yields the protein MADADMKAAAEADLVYKLEDKPPFANALLSAITHLLAIFVPMVTPALIVGGALKLPAETTAYLVSMAMVASGIGTFLQVSRFGPVGSGLLSIQSVNFSFVGVMISLGLGMREGGLSEAAMLSTLLGVSFAGAFLICASAWALPYLKRVITPTVSGVVVLLIGLSLIDIGITDFGGGFGAKGTDAFGSVQNIGLAGFVLVIVLLFNCMRNPFLRMSGIAVGLVAGYIAALAMGMVDFSPLQNTPLFTLPVPFKYGFAFDWSAFLVAGTIYLLSVFEAVGDLTATAMVSGQPYEGDKFQKRLRGGVFADGLVSVIATALGSLPLTTFAQNNGVIQMTGVASRHVGRYIAAILVLAGLFPVVGRVFTTIPSPVLGGAMVLMFGLIAIAGVRIIMTHGINRREAVIAATSVGIGLGVAFEPEVFKALPEVFRNAIAAGGIAAVALNLILPRDEKDRAVRLEE from the coding sequence ATGGCCGATGCCGATATGAAAGCCGCTGCCGAGGCGGATTTGGTGTATAAGCTGGAAGACAAGCCGCCGTTTGCCAATGCGCTGTTAAGCGCAATAACGCATTTGCTGGCGATTTTTGTGCCGATGGTGACGCCGGCGCTGATTGTGGGCGGTGCGCTAAAACTGCCTGCGGAAACCACGGCTTATTTGGTTTCGATGGCGATGGTGGCTTCCGGTATCGGCACGTTTTTGCAGGTGAGCCGCTTCGGGCCGGTGGGCTCGGGGCTGCTTTCGATTCAGTCGGTAAACTTTTCCTTTGTGGGTGTGATGATTTCGCTGGGTTTGGGCATGCGCGAAGGCGGCCTGAGCGAGGCGGCGATGCTGTCCACGCTGTTGGGCGTGTCGTTTGCCGGGGCGTTTCTAATTTGCGCTTCGGCTTGGGCGCTGCCTTATCTGAAACGGGTGATCACGCCCACGGTGAGCGGCGTGGTGGTGCTGCTGATCGGCTTGAGCCTGATTGATATCGGCATCACTGATTTCGGCGGCGGTTTCGGCGCGAAAGGCACGGATGCTTTCGGCTCGGTGCAGAATATCGGCTTGGCGGGTTTTGTGTTGGTCATCGTGTTGCTGTTCAACTGCATGCGCAATCCGTTTTTGCGTATGAGCGGTATCGCGGTGGGGCTGGTGGCGGGTTATATTGCCGCGCTGGCGATGGGCATGGTGGATTTTTCGCCGCTGCAAAACACGCCGCTGTTCACGCTGCCTGTGCCGTTTAAATATGGCTTTGCCTTTGATTGGAGCGCGTTTTTGGTGGCGGGCACGATTTATCTGTTGAGCGTGTTCGAGGCGGTGGGCGACCTCACGGCCACGGCGATGGTGTCCGGCCAGCCGTATGAGGGCGACAAATTTCAAAAACGGCTGCGCGGCGGGGTGTTTGCCGACGGGCTGGTGTCGGTGATTGCCACGGCGCTCGGCTCGCTGCCGCTCACCACGTTTGCGCAAAATAACGGCGTAATCCAAATGACGGGCGTGGCCTCGCGCCATGTGGGGCGCTATATTGCCGCGATTTTGGTGCTGGCCGGGCTGTTTCCCGTGGTGGGGCGCGTGTTCACCACCATTCCTTCGCCGGTGCTCGGCGGGGCGATGGTGCTGATGTTCGGCCTGATTGCGATTGCCGGCGTGCGCATCATCATGACCCACGGCATCAACCGTCGCGAGGCCGTGATTGCGGCCACATCGGTGGGCATCGGCCTGGGCGTGGCCTTCGAGCCGGAAGTGTTTAAGGCGCTGCCGGAAGTGTTCCGCAATGCGATTGCCGCCGGCGGCATTGCGGCAGTGGCGCTGAATCTGATTCTGCCGAGGGATGAGAAAGATCGGGCGGTTCGGCTGGAAGAGTAG
- a CDS encoding TROVE domain-containing protein yields the protein MANATLFQSVKTRLTAADTRNEAGGIAYTLTPKQQLAQLAATGCLNSTYYADAQDQLEQVLELAENLDAEFIAKTAVYARQKGFMKDMPALLLAVLAQKDVNMLARVFDQVADNGKMLRNFAQIIRSGAVGRKSFGNRPKKLMQTWLLTATEKQLLNAAVGNSPSLADVVKMVHPKPREAWRAAWFAWLIGKPYDREALPPITRAFEDYKQSRQGALPDVPFQMLTALELNSGDWAQIARNGSWQQVRQNLNTFLRHDVFAKSKNIKMVTEKLRDKTAIRRARVLPYQLLTAYQATSEQMPSEIREALQDAMETAVQNVPAIRGKVVVCPDVSGSMHSPATGYRGSATSKTRCIDIAALVSAAMLRTNPQARVIPFEQITVNVQLNPRDSIMTNAEKLANIGGGGTACSAPLALLNREKADVDLVVIVSDNESWADREQRWGGKTGLMKEWDILKQRCPEAKLVCLDIQPYTTAQAQNRRDILNIGGFSDQVFTLIGSFAEQGMGADFWVEEIEKTGLAAVC from the coding sequence ATGGCCAACGCCACCTTGTTCCAATCCGTTAAAACCCGTTTGACCGCTGCCGACACCCGCAACGAAGCAGGCGGCATCGCCTACACGCTGACACCCAAACAACAGCTCGCCCAACTTGCCGCCACCGGCTGCCTGAACAGCACTTACTACGCCGACGCGCAAGACCAGCTTGAGCAAGTATTGGAATTGGCGGAAAACCTGGATGCCGAGTTTATCGCCAAAACCGCCGTGTACGCCCGTCAAAAAGGTTTCATGAAAGACATGCCCGCGCTGTTGCTTGCCGTGTTGGCGCAGAAAGATGTGAACATGCTTGCCCGCGTATTCGACCAAGTGGCGGACAACGGTAAAATGTTGCGCAACTTCGCGCAAATCATCCGCAGCGGCGCAGTCGGCAGAAAGTCCTTCGGCAACCGTCCGAAAAAACTGATGCAGACTTGGCTTTTAACCGCCACCGAAAAACAACTGTTGAACGCTGCCGTCGGCAATTCGCCGTCGCTGGCGGACGTGGTCAAAATGGTGCATCCCAAACCGCGTGAAGCATGGCGTGCCGCATGGTTTGCGTGGCTCATCGGCAAACCGTACGACCGCGAAGCATTGCCGCCCATCACCCGCGCCTTTGAAGACTACAAACAAAGCCGCCAAGGCGCATTGCCCGACGTCCCCTTCCAAATGCTCACCGCGTTGGAATTGAACAGCGGCGACTGGGCGCAAATCGCCCGCAACGGCTCATGGCAGCAGGTTCGTCAAAACCTGAACACCTTCCTGCGCCACGATGTGTTTGCCAAAAGCAAAAACATCAAAATGGTGACAGAAAAACTGCGCGACAAAACCGCCATCCGCCGCGCCCGCGTTCTGCCTTACCAATTGCTGACCGCGTATCAGGCGACATCCGAACAGATGCCGTCTGAAATCCGCGAAGCGCTGCAAGATGCGATGGAAACCGCCGTACAAAACGTACCGGCAATCCGAGGCAAAGTCGTGGTTTGCCCGGATGTCTCCGGCTCCATGCACAGCCCGGCTACCGGCTATCGCGGCAGCGCGACCAGCAAAACCCGCTGCATCGACATCGCCGCGCTCGTATCCGCCGCCATGTTGCGCACCAACCCGCAAGCCCGCGTGATACCGTTTGAACAAATCACGGTAAACGTGCAGCTCAACCCGCGCGACAGCATCATGACCAACGCCGAAAAACTCGCCAATATCGGCGGCGGCGGAACAGCATGCAGCGCACCGCTCGCCCTGTTGAACCGCGAAAAAGCCGATGTGGATTTGGTCGTCATCGTGTCCGACAATGAAAGCTGGGCAGACCGCGAACAACGTTGGGGCGGCAAAACCGGCCTGATGAAAGAGTGGGACATCCTGAAACAACGCTGCCCCGAAGCCAAACTCGTCTGCTTGGACATCCAGCCCTACACCACCGCACAAGCGCAAAACCGCCGCGACATCTTGAACATCGGCGGCTTCTCCGACCAAGTGTTCACGCTGATCGGCTCGTTCGCCGAGCAAGGTATGGGCGCGGATTTCTGGGTGGAGGAGATTGAGAAAACCGGACTGGCGGCGGTGTGCTAG